Within the Gemmatimonadota bacterium genome, the region GCGCGGAATCAATCTCTCCGGCGGACAGAAGCAACGAGCTACACTCGCTCGCGCGCTTGCGAGGCGGCCCGCGATCGTGCTGCTTGACGACGCGCTGTCCGCGGTCGACACCCACACCGAAGCTCAGATCCTGGCCGGATTGCGCTCGGCGCTTTCGCGACGCACCGCGGTGATCGCGTCGCACCGGGCCAGCGCGCTGCGCGACGCGGCGATGATCCTGGTGCTGGACGACGGCAGGATCGTCGAGCGCGGTACGCATGCTGAGCTGCTGGCCGCGGAGGGCCGCTACTGGGCGCTGCTCCGCCGCCAGCAGCTGGTGGAAGAGGTCGAGACGGCTGTTGGTTGAGGCAATTGCGCCGGTGTTGTACCTTTCCGGCATATGCACGTGACAGACCCCGCGGCAGCCCTCGATCCCCGTGCCGCGGCGCTCGAGGCCGAGCTCCAGGCGGCCCGCCGAGAACTCGCCGAGCTGCGCTCGCGCGACGCCCTCAAGACGCAGTTTTTATCCAACATCTCGCACGATCTGCGCACACCCCTCACCGCGATCATAACGCACGCGGAAATTCTGCGCGACGGAATATTGGGACCGATGTCGCCACGCCAGCTCGAGAGCGTAGGCGGAATCATCTCGGGTGGCCGACAACTGCTGGACATGGTCAGCGAGATTCTCACCTACGCGAAGGCGACGGCGAACAGATTGCGACTCGTGGCGACCGATTTCGACCTTGGAGATGTGGTGCGGCAGGCGAGTGCCATCAACGAGGCGATCGCGCGACGACGCAACCTCTCGGTCGCGACCGAGATACCGGAGTCACTTCCCACTCTGACGGCAGATCGCGAGAAGCTCACGCACGTGCTCAACAACCTGATCGGCAACGCGATCGACTTCACGCCGGATGGCGGACACGTATGGGTTCGCGCGTGGTATGGCGAGGATAGCAATCAGGCCGCGCATTTCGTGGAGGTTGGGGATACGGGAATCGGAATCGCGCCGGAGCATCAGGAGCTCGTGTTCGACGAATTCGCTCAAGTCGACTCGTCAGCGTCGCGACTGCACCACGGAACCGGACTCGGACTAACGATCGCGCGCAGGCTGGTGGAGTTGCACGGCGGACGCATCTGGGTGGAGAGCAAGCCCGGCGAGGGCGCTCGCTTCACGCTTACTATTCCCAGTGCCACGAACGCGTCTGCTCATCGTTGAAGACAGCGCGATCGTCGCATCGGCGCTGAGACTGCTATTCGAGGAGAGCGGCTACGACGTGGATGTCGCCTCGACCGTCAAGGATGCAATAGCGACGGCGACTGCGCGCGCGCCAGAAGTGATGCTGCTCGATCTCACACTACCTGACGGCGACGGTCTCACGATTCTCGAGCGTTTGCGCGCGGACGGTCACGCACCGCGCAGCACAATTGCGCTTACTGGCCACGACGACGACGAGCTTCGGGAGCGCTGCATCGAGGCTGGTTGCGTCGACGTGCTGCTCAAGCCGGTTCCGATTGCGCGACTTGTGGAGCTGGTACGATCGCTCTGAATTCCGCGCCGGTGAACTGCTCGGGTTGGAACTGCTCGCCACTTCGCTGAACGACTCCGCGAACTACTTCCTCTATAGTCACGAGCGGCGCGTCCGCCTCTGCGACGATGTCGACCGTCCATTTTCCACGGTCTGTTCCCTTGACCGTCGAACGATAGCTCGCGGAATAGACGACATGGCGTGGCTCGTGTGACTCGACAGAAGGATCCGGGTACGCCGCGACGACGGCGACCGCCGCCTCGACGCCTGACTGACGGATGACGGGAAAGAGGTACAGCTCCGCGACCTGGTCATAGCCGACGCGATCGGAGATCTCGCGGAAGAAACGTTCTGTGGTTTCGTTCATGGATAGAAAGGTGGCGTACGGGCGCGCCAGTAGCAATCGCTCCGTGAAGCCATGATGAATGTGAGGCGAACGGGATCACGGAATACCTGAGCCTCGGTTGACAGGCACCTTCGAGCGCGGAATCGATTCCCCTGCAGCGGTCACGCGACCCACGGAGTAGCGCGACTCGCATAGTTGGCGGCACCAAACGAATCTCGTCCGATATCGCAAAGCTTCCCGGCTCGTCTGGCTCACCGATGTTCGCGCGGTCACAGCAGGGTTACCGGATCGCGATCGAACGTCACTCGCAGCCCGTCTCTGGCCGGCACGGGAAATCGCTCCAGGAAATATCGGCCGACCCGCGTGAGCTCGTGCGGGTGCTCACTCTTGAGCAATACGTGCCAGCGCCAGCGCGTCTTGATGCGCTCGACCGCGCATGGCGCTGGCCCGATTATCGTGAGCCCGGGACTTTCCCGCACGCGAATCAGCCGCCGCAGCCACCCCGCGCCAGCAATGGCAAGATCCGCGACGCCCGACTCGACGCTGCCGCTGAACACGATGTTCGCGAGTCTATTGTTCGGCGGATACACAGGCTGTATTCGTCCCGCCAACTCTTCCGTGACGAACGACCGGTAATCGTGGGTCACGGCACACTTGACTGCATGATGGCTCGGCACTCGCGTCTGAATAAGCACTTCACCGCCGCGTGCGCCGCGCCCCGCCCGTCCGGCCACCTGGCTCAGAAGCTGGAAACACCGCTCGCTCGCACGGAAGTCCGGCAGGTTGATACCGACATCGGCATCGATCACTCCGACAAGCGTAACGTTCGGGAAATCCAGTCCCTTCGCGATCATCTGCGTGCCAAGCAGGATGTCGACCTCACCTGCGCCTACGCGATCGAGGATCTCCGCGTGCGCCCACTTTCCCGACGTCGTGTCGACATCCATGCGCGCAACACGCGCCGACGGAAAGCGCTCGCAGATCAGGCGTTCCACCTGCTGTGTGCCAAGTCCACGGCGCCGCAGCGTCGCTCCGCCGCACCGATTGCACACACGCTGCGGCTCCTCCTGATGCATGCAGTAATGACAGACCAACCGTTCGGGAGAGCGATGATACGTGAGAGTTATGCTGCAGTTGGGGCACGTCGCGACGTTGCCGCAGTTCTCGCACTGCACGAACGCCGAGTAGCCGCGCCGGTTGAGCAGCAGGATGCTCTGCTCTCCGCGATCGAGTCTCGCTCTAATCGCGGCGTCTAGCGGCCCGGTTACGACTCGCTGGTAGTCATCCTCGCCCGCCGTGGCAGCCGAGTCGACCACCGCCTTGCGCAGATCCACGACAGCGACAGGGGGCAGCGTCGCGCCACCTACACGATCGGGCAGCGACAGCAATGTAAACTTGGCCGCGGCCGCGTTGGTCCAGCTCTCCAGCGAAGGAGTCGCGCTCCCGAGCACGACCACCGCGCCTTCCTGCGTGGCTCGCACGATCGCGGCTTCGCGCGCATGATAGCGCGGCGTCTCTCCCTGCTTGTAGCTGGACTCGTGCTCCTCGTCGACGATGATCGCACCGATATTCGTGAGGGGCGCGAACACGGCCGACCGCGCGCCTACGGCTATTCGCTTCTCACCGCGCTTGAGCGCGAGCCATGCGTCATATCGCTCGCCATCGCTCAGCGCGCTGTGCAGCACTGCGACATCGTCGCCGAATACGGCACGGAACCGATCGACGGTCTGCGGAGTCAGTGCAATCTCCGGCACCAGCACGATGGCCGTCTTGCCGCGGCGCTCGACTATCTCGCGCAACAGCTCGATGTACACCAGCGTCTTGCCGCTGCCGGTCACGCCGTGCAACAGGAACACCTCGCCCGGCCGCGCCGTTCCCATCCGATTTATCACCGCCAGCTGCTCTGGCGTGGGCACGTGCCGTGGCTCGCTTCGCCCGACGCGCGCTGCGAACGGATCTCGCTCGACACGCTCGCGATCGATGCTGATGAGCGCACGTTTCTCCAGCGCCTTGAGCACCGACGGAGAAAACTTGAGCTGCTGCAGGAGGTGCTCCACGCTCGTTGCGCCGCCGAGCGATTCGATGAGCTCGAACAGTGCGCGCTGCTGCGGCGCGCGCGCGAACGCCTTCTCCCTCTGAAGCAGCGTCGGTATGTCGTCCCGGATGCGCACGATGCGCCGCGTCTTCACGTTGGGGTGCGGTTGCGCGGCGCCAGTCAGTAACGCCGGCAGAACCGTTCGCATCACGATCCCCAGCGGGACGACGTAATACTCCGAGATCCAGCGCGATAGTGCGAGCAGCCCTTCGTCCAGCGCAGGGCCGGCATCAGGCACGGCGGACACAGCCTTGATGACGCCGCGAGCCGGTGGCGCAGCGTCAAATGCGACGACTATCCCGATCTCCTGACGCTTGCGGAATGGAACGAGGACGCGGCTGCCGATTCGCGCCTCGTGCTCGTATTCACCGTCGAGTGAATAGACGAACGTCTGGAAGAGCGGCACGGGCAGCGCGACCTCCACCAGACGGCGCGCCTGATCCGTCACGCCGATCGCCGCCGGGTAACGCCGAGGCCCGGCGAGTCCACAAGCCCCACTCGGCCGTCCGCAATCGTCACGCCTTCGAACGGATCTTCTGCAAGCAGTGCAGCGCCGTCGAAATCGGCAGTGTCGAGAAGCGGTGCTATCTGCGCTATGGCCGATATCCCGAGCGACGTTTCGATCATGCATCCGGCCATCACGCCGAGGTTGTGCGCGCGCGCGACGTGAACGAGCCGGATCGCTTCGCGAAGACTGCCACACTTTGCGAGCTTGATATTGATCGCGTCACACGATCCAGCCAGACGCGGGACGTCGGCGGCGACGAGGCAGGATTCGTCAGCGATCACAGGCAGCCCGCAACGCTCGCGTACGAAGCGCATGCCCTCGACATCTGCGGCAGCGACGGGCTGCTCGAGTGATTCGACGCCATTATCGCGCAACATCGCGGCGCGCTCGATCGCCTGCTGCGGGGTCCACGCCGCATTGGCATCCACGCGCAATACCTTGTCGGGAGCTGCGTCGCGCACCGTGCGCACGATCTCCTCGTCGCGATCGGTTCCGAGCTTGATCTTGAGAATCGGATATTCCGTCGCGTCGCTCACTCGCCGGCGCAACCCCTCGACATCGTCGATCGCGATCGTAAAGCTCGAAAGCGGACTGGCGTCCGCGCTCAATCCCCACAACTTGTGCAGCGGGAGTCCAGCCTTGCGCGCATGAAGGTCGTGCATCGCGGAGCTGACAGCGGCACGAGCGGAGGCATTGCCGCGCAGCGCGGTCGTGAGCGCGACGTCAGTTGCTTCCAGCGACCACGATTGCGCGGACTCGATTATGGGCTTGTACCGCTCCAAGGCAGCGACGACTGTATCGGGTGATTCGCCGTAGTAGCGATTGGGTGCAGCTTCGCCCATACCGCTCACGCCGTCATCATCGGTGATGGTGACGATCACGTTCTCGTGGCCGGCATATCCCCAGCGAGCGATCACGAACGGACGCCTGGTGCGGAGGGAGACTCGCTCCCACGTGAGGTTCATCGCGCGACGTTCAGGACGTGAAAACGAAAGACGGCAACGTGCGTGCGAACCAGCCGTTCCGCTTCTCCGGATTGGGGGCGCCAGTCTGCGCGAGATACTGGATCAACGCGTCAGCCACATCGTTGCCGCGTTGATACCGCGCAGACGGATCCTTGGCGAGGCAACGCATCACGACCGCTGCAAGCGCGGGCGGCACACGCGAGTCGACGATGTCAGGTGATACCGGAACCTCTTCCAGGTGCTTCGACGTTATCGAATAGATGTCCGCGCCGTCGAATGGCACGAATCCAACCAGCGTCTCGTACATGACGATACCGAGCGTGTAGAGATCGCTTCGGCCATCGAGCAGACGACCACGCGCCTGCTCCGGCGACATGTAGTGCGGCGTGCCCATCACGTGTCCCGTTCCCGTCATGCGACCGCGGAAGTGCGCGGTCGCGATCCCGAAGTCGGTGACCACCGCATGCTCGTCCTCGTCGAACAGGACGTTGTCAGGCTTGATGTCGCGGTGCACCACGCCATGCCGATGCGCGTAGTCGAGCGCACTCGAAACCTGCGCACACACCGCCGCGACGCGCTCCGGCGGGAGCGAGCGCCGCCCGGAGATACGATCACCCAGCGTGCCGCGCGACAGATACGGCATCACCGTGTACACGTGCCGTTCCGTCATGCCGAAGTCGATGATGTTGCAGATGTGCGGATGCACCAGTTGCGCGGCGGTTTCCGCCTCGCGTCTGAACCGCTCCCGCATGTCCGCGTCGCGCGCCAGATGCGGATGCAGCACCTTGAGCACCACTGGCCTGTCCAGCGCGTTGTGCATCGCGTAGTACACCGTCGCCATTCCGCCGTCGCCGATGCGGTGCGAGACGCTGTACCGTCCACCGATCACGTGCCTGAGTGACGTGATGTCGGCGTCCGGCCGTTCCTCTCGCGCCGCTACGGCAGGAAGCGCCGCATCGCAACGAGTGCAGCGCGCCGCAGTACCGCGGTTCCATGATCCGCACCCGGGACAGAACACCTAGGCGC harbors:
- a CDS encoding HAMP domain-containing sensor histidine kinase, producing MTDPAAALDPRAAALEAELQAARRELAELRSRDALKTQFLSNISHDLRTPLTAIITHAEILRDGILGPMSPRQLESVGGIISGGRQLLDMVSEILTYAKATANRLRLVATDFDLGDVVRQASAINEAIARRRNLSVATEIPESLPTLTADREKLTHVLNNLIGNAIDFTPDGGHVWVRAWYGEDSNQAAHFVEVGDTGIGIAPEHQELVFDEFAQVDSSASRLHHGTGLGLTIARRLVELHGGRIWVESKPGEGARFTLTIPSATNASAHR
- a CDS encoding response regulator; its protein translation is MPRTRLLIVEDSAIVASALRLLFEESGYDVDVASTVKDAIATATARAPEVMLLDLTLPDGDGLTILERLRADGHAPRSTIALTGHDDDELRERCIEAGCVDVLLKPVPIARLVELVRSL
- the priA gene encoding primosomal protein N' — translated: MTDQARRLVEVALPVPLFQTFVYSLDGEYEHEARIGSRVLVPFRKRQEIGIVVAFDAAPPARGVIKAVSAVPDAGPALDEGLLALSRWISEYYVVPLGIVMRTVLPALLTGAAQPHPNVKTRRIVRIRDDIPTLLQREKAFARAPQQRALFELIESLGGATSVEHLLQQLKFSPSVLKALEKRALISIDRERVERDPFAARVGRSEPRHVPTPEQLAVINRMGTARPGEVFLLHGVTGSGKTLVYIELLREIVERRGKTAIVLVPEIALTPQTVDRFRAVFGDDVAVLHSALSDGERYDAWLALKRGEKRIAVGARSAVFAPLTNIGAIIVDEEHESSYKQGETPRYHAREAAIVRATQEGAVVVLGSATPSLESWTNAAAAKFTLLSLPDRVGGATLPPVAVVDLRKAVVDSAATAGEDDYQRVVTGPLDAAIRARLDRGEQSILLLNRRGYSAFVQCENCGNVATCPNCSITLTYHRSPERLVCHYCMHQEEPQRVCNRCGGATLRRRGLGTQQVERLICERFPSARVARMDVDTTSGKWAHAEILDRVGAGEVDILLGTQMIAKGLDFPNVTLVGVIDADVGINLPDFRASERCFQLLSQVAGRAGRGARGGEVLIQTRVPSHHAVKCAVTHDYRSFVTEELAGRIQPVYPPNNRLANIVFSGSVESGVADLAIAGAGWLRRLIRVRESPGLTIIGPAPCAVERIKTRWRWHVLLKSEHPHELTRVGRYFLERFPVPARDGLRVTFDRDPVTLL
- a CDS encoding dipeptide epimerase — encoded protein: MNLTWERVSLRTRRPFVIARWGYAGHENVIVTITDDDGVSGMGEAAPNRYYGESPDTVVAALERYKPIIESAQSWSLEATDVALTTALRGNASARAAVSSAMHDLHARKAGLPLHKLWGLSADASPLSSFTIAIDDVEGLRRRVSDATEYPILKIKLGTDRDEEIVRTVRDAAPDKVLRVDANAAWTPQQAIERAAMLRDNGVESLEQPVAAADVEGMRFVRERCGLPVIADESCLVAADVPRLAGSCDAINIKLAKCGSLREAIRLVHVARAHNLGVMAGCMIETSLGISAIAQIAPLLDTADFDGAALLAEDPFEGVTIADGRVGLVDSPGLGVTRRRSA
- a CDS encoding serine/threonine-protein kinase encodes the protein MFCPGCGSWNRGTAARCTRCDAALPAVAAREERPDADITSLRHVIGGRYSVSHRIGDGGMATVYYAMHNALDRPVVLKVLHPHLARDADMRERFRREAETAAQLVHPHICNIIDFGMTERHVYTVMPYLSRGTLGDRISGRRSLPPERVAAVCAQVSSALDYAHRHGVVHRDIKPDNVLFDEDEHAVVTDFGIATAHFRGRMTGTGHVMGTPHYMSPEQARGRLLDGRSDLYTLGIVMYETLVGFVPFDGADIYSITSKHLEEVPVSPDIVDSRVPPALAAVVMRCLAKDPSARYQRGNDVADALIQYLAQTGAPNPEKRNGWFARTLPSFVFTS